The following is a genomic window from Coffea eugenioides isolate CCC68of unplaced genomic scaffold, Ceug_1.0 ScVebR1_2680;HRSCAF=3753, whole genome shotgun sequence.
TGAGTCTTGTCAATTAGGAAAGCATCATCGTGTTTCTTTTGCCCCTAGGGTCAATAAACGGGTTTCGGAACCTTTTTTGTTAGTTCATTCTGATGTTTGGGGTCCTAGTCGAGTCACTTCAAAGTtaggttttaaatattttgtaatctttgttgatgatttttcaagagttacatggctttatttaatgaaagatcgttcagaactatattccattttttgtgcatttgttgcagaaataaagaatcaatttggtgtgccGGTACGTATACTTCGCAGTGATAatgcgaaagaatatttttccaCTCCTTTTAATACCTTTATGAGTAAGTCTGGTATTATTCATCAGTCCTCTTGTCCTCACACTCCACAACAGAATGGAGttgctgaaagaaaaattggacatttaATCGAAATTGCTCGAACACTGttgttgcacatgaatgtgcccaaacaattttggagtgatgcagttctaactgcatgttatttaattaatcgcatgccatctaatattcttggaggtcaattacctcactccattctttttcctcatGAACCTGTGTTTAAATTACCTCCTCGTATTTTTGGATGTGTGTGCTTTGTTCATCAGCTTACTCCCGGGGTGGATAAATTAGATTCTCGTGCTATTAAGTGTATTTTCTTAGGATACGCACGAGCGCAAAAAGGGTATAGATGTTACAGTCCAGTTTTAAATCGATTTTTTACTTGTGCTGATGTTACTTTCTTTGAATCCACTCCATATTTTATCAAACAAAGTATGCCTTGTGAGTTAGACCAGTgtccctctttttcctctcctgttttaccagtcccttcccctttattaCCTGAGTTATCTAGTCCACCAGATTCCATAGCTCGATTATCTCGTCCTCATCTTCAAGTTTACTCTCGTCGTTCCATGGTTGAGAAAGTTCCTGATATGCCACGCACTTCACCAATTAactctcaatcttcaaatccaggtATGACGCCCTCCTCTGAGTTAGATCTTCCTATTGCTTTACGCAAAGGTAAGAGACATTGTACTTCCcatcctatttctaattttgtttcttattctcgtctctctatgtcatattcttcttttgttgcttcccttgattctatctccattcctaagtctattacctatgctcttaatcatcctggttggagattagctatgcaagaagagatgtctgctttggaacaaaatggtacttgggatcttgtccctcgTCCTTCAGgtaagcctgttgttggttgtaaatgggtgtacactataaaagtgcagcctaatggttctattgatagattgaagGCTCGTCTGGTAGCTAGAGGATTTACTCAGGTGTATGGAGTAGACTACTTAGAAACATTTTCTCCTGTTGCAAAGATTACCTCTGTTcgtcttcttatctctttggcagcaacttataattggccattgcatcagttggatgtgaaaaatgcatttctgcATGGAGATTTGGAAGAAGAGGTATATATGGAACAACCTCCTGGATTTGTTGTTCAGGGGGAGAATCCGCGGTTGGTTTGTcgtttgaaaaaatccttatatggattgaaacagtctccGAGAGCTTGGTTTGGCCGGTTTAGTAGTGTTGTCATGGAGTTCGGTCTGACAAGATGTGGAGTAGATCATTCTGTATTTTATCGGCATTCTAATgctggtaaaattttattagttgtttatgtggatgACATTGTGATTACAGGTGATGATGTTGTGGGGATCCAGAAGCTTAAATCCAATCTGCAGGCAAACTTTCAGACAAAGGATTTAGGTCATCTACAGTATTTTCTGGGTATTGAGGTAGCTCGGTCTAAATATGggatttatttatgtcaaaggAAATATGTACTCGATATGTTGAGTGAAGTTGGGATGTTAGGTTGCCGACCTGTGGATACTCCTATGGATCCCAATGTGAAATTAGCAGGAGATCAAGGTGCATTACTTGATAATCCTAAGCAATATCGAAGACTTGtgggtaaattaaattatctcactGTAACGAGACCTGACATTTCGTTTCCAGTGAGTGttgtgagtcaatttcttgatacCCCTCGTACTAGTCATTGGGATGCTGTTATACGGATTCTCAGGTATCTTAAGAGTGCTCCTGGAAAAGGGTTGCTGTATCAAAATCATGGACACGCTGATATTGAAGGATATAGTGATGCAGATTGGGCTGGTTCTGCCTCAGATCGAAGATCGACTACAGGATATTGTGTGTTCGTTGGTGGTAATTTAGTGTCGTGGAAGAGTAAGAAACAAACAGTTGTATCCAGATCAAGTGCAGAATCTGAATACCGCGCTATGGCTCACACTGTGtgtgagttggtttggttgaagAGCATGTTACTTgaacttgggtttgagcataaacagcctatgaatttagtgtgtgataatcaggcggctgttcatattgcgtctaatccagtgtttcatgaaaggacaaaacatattgaagttgattgtcatttcattcgagagaaATTGCTTGACGGGGTCATCAAGACATCTCATATACCGTCTGTAGATCAATTGGCTGATGTGTTTACCAAGAGCTTAGGGGGCTCTAGGGTGAAATACCTTTGTAACAAGTTGGgtgcttatgatatatatgctccaacttgagggggagtgttaagagaatataagtattaTTGTAGATAgtaaattagtaagggtatttttgtaaatagtttgttagggttgtactcctataaatactagttggtcactcataatataATGACTAGATGTTTTTCCTCCCAAGATACCTGTTGACAACAGTTATATATAATGTCCTGATGAATGGATACTGTTTGCAGGGCCAAATGGATAAAGCAAGGAAAATTTTTGACACCGTGGTTAATAGGGGTGTGCATCCAGATATTCTAAGCCACAGTACTCTAATGAATGGGcatttcaagaaaaatgaaaatgataaggCCATGCATCTCCTCAGGGAAATTCCACAGAGAGGTTTGAGAGCTGACGTTGGTACATATAATATTGTCTTGCAGGGTTTGTTCAGGATGGCAAGGTATCGTTCTGCAAGAGAAGTATTCGTTGAGATGCAAGCTGTTTCCTTAACTCCTGATTTTCATACCTACTGTACAATGTTGGATGGCCTATGCAAATGTGGACATATTGAGGAGGCCCTGCAATTCCTGCAGAAAATGCAATTTGATGGAGTCAAACTTGATATAACTATGTACAACATCATTCTTCATGGATTGTGCAAAAGTGGGAGGTTTCAATGTGCAGGGGATCTTTTCAATAATCTTTCTTTAAAAGGAATGGAACATAACGTGTCAACATATAAAACGATGATTACTAATCTTTGTCTAAAAGGTTTGCTGGATGAAGCTAAAGAGTTTTTTGTGAAGATGTAAGAGAATAGTTGTTCGCCTAATGGGATAACATTTAGTTTTATTGCTCAAGAACTTCTTAGGAGAGGGGAATATAATGATGCACTGAgatttcttgaagaaatggCTAGAAGAGGATTTAAAATGGACTCATCaactttttctattttaatagATTTGCtacaagataaagaaaattatccTTCTTGTATGGAGATAATTGAGAAGTTTGGACCCAATGAACCGAAGTAGAAATCATAAAAGAGGATCTTTTTGTCAATTGAAACTCTTTGAAAGGTAAGTGTTTTGGACTCAAAAGATTTGGTATTTATTCCCCAAACATTTGTAAATACACACAAAAGGTTTACTTGTTACTAATATAGTCTAACTTCTGTTCTCCTTTAGATCCCTTGTTTCACTCCGATAGTATTATGTCATATCAATGCAGAGGAAATGAATGCATTTTCATGCTATTAAATCTTAAGTAAGTGATAGAGCGGTAATTGAGCACATTTTGCACTATTAttctgtcctaattttggctactcatGGCGCTAAGAATTGAGAATTtgctcatatttgatatttgtgtaaATTGTAGGTGGTTGGTGATAAAAATAATCTTTTgaagcaaatttccagaagaccctTTATTTCAGGATGTGCCCACGCTAGAAATTGTAGAGGGTTACCCAAAAGCCGGACCCGCGGGCTTGGTAACAGCAGGAGAACCAATTAAGGAACCAGGTCCACGTGGACCAGATGCGTGGGATTAGAACCCTTAGACAAAGCTTGCTCCTGATTTGGCTCCTACTGGCGGCGCtacaaagaagaaaacaatCCAGATTCACGAGGAATCACTACCTTAGctttagttttccttttttcgCATCTGTCAAACATCCAAGACTTTTCCCTTGCTTTTTGGCTTTtacattttgactcttttgcttttgctttggaTCTGTACAATTTTCGTTGGCTTTGGCATTGAACTTTCGGATTCAGTACGGACTCCAACGCAGAAACAAGCAagacttttcactttttctttcttcgttACTTCATCGTTCCAGATTCTTTGATGTTTGCGTGGATGaaatcaattaaatcgcgcAAGACTGATATGATGAGGAACGGCTAAATTCCCCTTCTACCCAAGGGTTAACGCGAAAGCGCGATTcataacatctgtgagatctaatcgaattttCACTATTTCGTCCAATTTGTTGCTGTTCTTGCGttttctgaattaattgttcatgggtattttattaagtgaatatcaacggccaggtatttgatttaatttaatagcctactgtcacgtcaattaaattgaatccgtaattgttcgtttagttgacaactagtgacaaccaccataattggctttatgttgggggaacgcaagatctaatttaaataaaccctcttagcgtgtttattggttagggttgggttcttctagttttaatgcaattggataattaaatttctacggtcgtacctagggttgttttctggttagagaagcagtcaatggtcgtgcCTTGACTGtcaaaaaagtaaggaagaactggttgtcagaacttcttgatagctataaccaacctagagacggatgaatgaaatatctttgcatcaatgatcatttaattggaccgtgcctgaaaagttgatcctttgggtagaattttattaattgctatttttagtaaattgtacttGGTAAGTTAgctttgaattttgtttattttatttttattttcacctCATTAATTATCCCCCAATTTATTCTATTGACGTGGAAAGAAACAATTTCCAACCCGTTCCCTGTAGAATCGACtctacttgccattgtatgcaattttagtatatttatagacaattctggtatatcggatcaagcaaacttttcggaaacatggtgaatcaagtaacccattgcacacctagggtccctgctccagtactcggatttgttttataattaattgtggtggtgattaggactttttagtaattattattgtacaggttcggcacctacCAGTAAGTGAAATAGATAGACTAAGTTCACTCACAGACCCAGCCAAGTTCTTCACAGCCATTCCCAGTTCTGAGACCTCTCTATCTAACCTTTTAAGATTTTCCTTAGAAGCTTTACTTCTAGTTTCTGTCATTTCCTCAGAATCGACTGCTCTAAATACCATTTGTCACAAACTCAAGCTCAATCAATGGTACTTCACTGAAATTCAGCAACGAATAAgagaaaatgtaaaattcaaAATAGAGAGGAAAGAGATGATCAGAGAATAAAGGAAGAGTTGAGGGAAACTTGCAGAGAAAGGAATTGATCCATTCACTCACAAGGAATCGGTTTCAATATCagtaaaattaataacaaaaagTGTAGAGCCTCTTCCTACTAATACTAGTGCCTAAAGTTACTTGTAACTAACTTGCTGACATGGACCGAATTTGAAAAAATCCACTTAATACCCCAAACACAACAAACTACAAAGAAAACGACAAAATACTACTAATTCCCACTTAATTCTGTTAACTAAGCAAAATAACATAGTTTACGTAATAACTCAACATTTTTCTGTTAATTCAACTAGTCTTGTGTGCAGGACAGAATCAACCTCACAGTAAACATCCTATGGCAAATCTGGAAGGCACGAAACAGTATGGTATTCCACTGTGAGAACAAGGAGGCAAAGCAAATTGTTGATAAAAAATAGCAAGAATGGATCGAATATGAAAATGAAACAATTGCAGGTGCAGGAAACAATGCCACTCCAGAAGTTGGCAAGCATCAGCAAGATGGTTGGGAACCACTTAAGGAGGGAGTGATTAAAATAAATACAGATGCAGCAATATCAGCCAAAATGGTAAGAACAAGTTTGAGGATCATAGCTAGGAACTGGGTGGGAAGGATTGTGAAAGTAAAAGGAATATTTTGAACGCAAGAGAGGAGAAGCAAGCAAAGAAGAAGCACTGGCTATTAGAAGTGCTCTAGTAATGGCAAAGAACGCAAGTTGTACTAATATTGAAGTCCAAACAAACTGCAAAGGTGTAGTGGACCAAATTAAGACAGGCAATGTTTAGGACAATAACATAGAAACAGTCCTGGAGGACATTGGTAACCTTAGAAAGGATTTTGAGTGTTGCAAGTTCTCTTTTGTTCCTAGAGCTGGAAATGGGTGTAGCCATATCCTGGCGCAATTCACTGCCAAACTAGTTAAGGATATCGAATGGGAAAATAACTTCCCAACATGGTTAATAGATCGAGCAAGAAAGGATATGAAGGTAGTTACCCTTTTTTGTAATTAGTTATTGTATTATCAAGTGTTAATAGCTATAAAATGTTGACGTTTgttggaaagaagaaaaaataactaGTCTTGTGTCAGATATGAAGATCGAGAGTAGAGCTTTTTCTGTTGTTTCCATTCCTCAATTCCAGAAAGCACCAAGTATCTCAACTAGTACTTTAACATATCTCTctccaaaccctaaccctatcCCTAATCCTAATTCCCAATTTCCCTAATCCTGATTCTCAATTTCGATTTCATTCTATTTCTGCCGCTGCAATTACTGGTACTACTGCTAGCAATAATGATCACTCTTCTATGAGTTCCAATTTCAGCTATGAATCTGGAAGTTTAAGGGACAATATTAGCGATATTGATAAGCTGGAAAATGCTTTGAGCTTGTACAATCAGATGGTCCCGATGAGGCCTTTGCCTAGAGTTATTCAATTCAATAAACTTCTGGCCCGTATTATTAAGATGAAGCATTATCACTCAGCTATTTCCGTTTTCAGAGACATGCGTGGCAACAAGGGCATTATTCTAGTTGATGATTACACATTGGGCATGGGCATTGACTGTTACTGCCTCGTGGGTCGAGTGGATTTTGGATTTTCTCTATTTGGTGCCCTCTTGAAGCTTGGTTTTTTACCCAATGCTACCACCTTTGGCACATTACTCAAGGGGTTCTTTCGACAAAATATGGTTTTGCAGGCCCAAGAATTTGTTCGAAAAAAtgatatatgaaaaactttgcGAAATCAATGTGGTCATCCTTGGAAGTGTAATCCATGGGCTTTGTAAGGCGGGAAACACTAGCACTGCAATTAAATTCTTTAGGATAATGGAAAATGGTTAAAATACGAATGTTAAACCCAATGCCATCATATACACGACTATTATTGACAGACTGTGCAAAGATAAAATGGTCGATCAAGCTCTGGCCCTTTTGCATGAGATGATCGAAAAGGGTGTTCTCCCGTGTGTTGTCACCTATAACTGTTTGATTCATGGCCTTTGTAAATTGGgcaaattaaaagatgtcaaaATGCTACTGAACTAGATGAGTCATTTTAGTATTCCTCCAAGCCATTTTACTTATTGTATTCTGATTGATGCATTTTCTAGGGAAGGATCCTTGCAAGATGCAGGAGATGTATTTGAGATCATGATTCAGAGAGGTGAAAATTCTGATACAGTTATATATAATGTCCTGATGAATGGATACTGTTTGCAGGGCCAAATGGATAAAGCAAGGAAAATTTTTGACACCG
Proteins encoded in this region:
- the LOC113757059 gene encoding pentatricopeptide repeat-containing protein At1g63150-like, which codes for MFFLPRYLLTTVIYNVLMNGYCLQGQMDKARKIFDTVVNRGVHPDILSHSTLMNGHFKKNENDKAMHLLREIPQRGLRADVGTYNIVLQGLFRMARYRSAREVFVEMQAVSLTPDFHTYCTMLDGLCKCGHIEEALQFLQKMQFDGVKLDITMYNIILHGLCKSGRFQCAGDLFNNLSLKGMEHNVSTYKTMITNLCLKGLLDEAKEFFVKIYESGSLRDNISDIDKLENALSLYNQMVPMRPLPRVIQFNKLLARIIKMKHYHSAISVFRDMRGNKGIILVDDYTLGMGIDCYCLVGRVDFGFSLFGALLKLGFLPNATTFGTLLKGEGSLQDAGDVFEIMIQRGENSDTVIYNVLMNGYCLQGQMDKARKIFDTVVNRGVHPDILSHSTLMNGHFKKNENDKAMHLLREIPQRGLRADVGTYNIVLQGLFRMARYRSAREVFVEMQAVSLTPDFHTYCTMLDGLCKCGHIEEALQFLQKMQFDGVKLDITMYNIILHGLCKSGRFQCAGDLFNNLSLKGMEHNVSTYKTMITNLCLKGLLDEAKEFFVKM